TGGGCGTGGAAGCGGTAAGCCGCGTGCCGGCCGCCAATCGCGGCGCCGCGCTCGGCGCGTATTCGGCTTTTTTCGACTTGTCCCTGGGCATCACCGGACCTGTCGCGGGGCTGATCGTCAGCGGTTTCGGCTATTCGGCGATTTTCCTGTTCGCCTCGCTTGCGGCCGCGATCGCGGTGTCGATCGCCTGGGCGCTGCAGCGGACGGCAGCTTCCGCATCCATGGCCGGGCGGTCCACGCCCCGCGACGGCGCCCCCCTGGCGCCCGCGTCGACCCGCGGCGGACCCGCGATACCCGGCGTGCAGTCCGCCGTCGGCGGCTCGCCTGTGCCGGCGGGCGGCGACTGACGTGGCCAGTACGCTGGCCGGGCCCAACATCTACCGGGAAACGATCAAGAAAAGCGTTTTCCTGGCGCATGCCGGCCCGGCGGCCGATGTGGACGCGGCAATGGCGTTTATCGCGGCGCATTCGGATGCCGGCGCCACCCACAATTGCTGGGCCTACCGCATCGGCGCCGCGTACCGCTTCAGCGACGACGGCGAACCGGGCGGTACCGCGGGCCGTCCCATGCTGCAGGCCATCGACGGCCAGGATTGCGACCGGGTCGCGGTGGTGGTGACCCGCTGGTACGGCGGCATCAACCTGGGTACCGGCGGGCTGGCGCGCGCCTACGGCGGCGCCGCGGCGAATTGCCTGCGGCTGGCGCCGCGCGTGGAGATCATCGACACCGTCAACGCGACCTGCGCGTGTTCCTACACGGAGCTGCAGCACCTGAAGGCGCGCCTGGCGCAGGCGGGGGCGACGATCACGCACGAGGCGTTCGAAGCCGAGGGTGTCGTGCTGACCTTATCGGTGCCGCGGCAAAGCCTGGAAGCGCTGGACGCGTGGCTGGTCAACTTCAGCCGCGGGCGGTCGTCATTGCGGACGGGCGAAGGCCCGTCCGGCATCTGACCGCCTCAAGCCTGGCCGCCTTCGGCGTCCTGCTTGGCTTGCGCGTCGGCGATGTCCTGATGGACTTTTTCCATGTCCAGTTCCTTGACCTTGGCCAGCAGTTCGTTCAACTGGCCGGCCGACAGCGCGCCCGGCTGCGAGAACAGCAGCACCTGTTCGCGGAACACCATCAAGGTGGGAATCGAGCGGATGCCCAGGGCGCCCGCGAGCTCCTGCTCGACGTCCGTATTGACCTTGGCGAAAGTCACGTCGGGATGTTCCGCCGCGGCCTTTTCGAAGACCGGCGCGAAGCCGCGGCACGGGCCGCACCATGGCGCCCAGAAGTCGACGATCAGCGTCCCTTCCGGCGAGATGGCTTCCTGGAAGGAATCCTTGTTCAGTTCGACGATGCTCATTCGATACATCCTTGCCGTGTCTTGCGCGGCGCTTGCGGGCCGTGAAGACCCTGGGTGGATTTGGCCGCACCGGATGGCGCGGTGATGCCTTCATGATAAACGCGCGGCGCGGGCGTTCCACGTTCATTGCGCGACGGCCGTACCGGCCCGCGGCTCGCGCGGCGCTTCGGCCTGCTTGAGCGACGCCACGATTTCGTAGGAACGCAGGCGGTCGGCGGGATCGTAGAAGTCCGACACGATCATGATCTCGTCGGCTTCGGTACGGGCTACCAGCGATTCTAGTTCGCGCTTGACCGTGTCCGGCCCACCGACGATGGATGCGCCCAACCGCTGCTGCACGGCCGCTTTCTCCCATTCGTTCCATACCGAGGACATATCGTCGACCGGCGGTTGCAGTTGCAGGCGATGGCCGCGCACCAGCGACAGGAATTTCTGCTGCTGGGTCGTCGCCTGGCGCCGCGCCTGCTCGTCGGTGTCCGCCGCGATGACGGGCACGCCTATCATGGAATACGGCTTGTCCAGCACGTCCGATGGCTTGAAACGGCGCCGGTATAGCTGCATGGCGGCCATGCCTTCCGGCGAAAAGTGGCCCGCGAAGGAAAAGGGCAGGCCGAGTTCCGCCGCGAGCTGCGCGCTGAAATCGCTGGATCCCAGCAGCCAGATGGGGACGTTCAAGCCTTCGCCGGGAATGGCGCGCACGGCCTGCGTGGGATGCGCCGGCTGGAAATAGGCGCGCAGTTCTTCCAGTTGGTGCGGGAAGTTCATGCCGCTTCGGGGATCGCGTCCCAACGCGCGCTGTGTCGCGCCGTCGCTGCCGGGGGCACGGCCCAGGCCCAGATCGATGCGTCCTGGAAACAGCGATTCCAGTGTGCCGAACTGTTCGGCGATGATGAGCGGCGCGTGGTTGGGCAGCATGACGCCGCCGGAGCCCACACGCAAGGTGCGGGTATTCGCGGCCACATGCCCGATGAGCACGGCGGTGGCGCTGCTGGCGATGCCGTTGATGTTGTGATGTTCGGCCAGCCAGAACCGGTTGTAGCCGAGTGCCTCGACATGGCGGGCCAGCTGGACGGTATTGCGGAAAGCGTCCGCCGCGGTGCTGCCTTGCGCGATAGGCGCCAGGTCCAGGACCGAAAACGGAATTTCTGACAAGGGCTTCATGGTTTTCCTCACGCCATATACATGGGGCAGTGTATCGGCGATTTCAACCATGGAGCCGAGCAACCTTGCCGCCGGACGGGTTGTATGGGGCGGCTATCCAGGATGCGCGCGGGGCGGCAGAGCAGGGCGACGGCGCCACGGCGACGCCGGACGAGGGCGGCGCGATGCGGGTAGACTCGCGCTCATGATCCCCATTTCCCACAACCTGATGCTGGACGAGCGCGAAGTCGAGTTCAGCATGATCCGCGCGCAAGGCGCGGGCGGACAGAACGTCAACAAGGTGTCCAGCGCGGTGCATCTGCGATTCGATATCCGCGCGTCGTCGCTGCCGGACGATGTCAAGCATGCCTTGCTGGGCAGCGGCGACCGGCGCATTACCAAGGATGGCGTGGCGATCATCAAGGCACAGACGCATCGCAGCCAGGATAAGAACCGCGCCGAGGCGATCGAGCGCCTGGCCGCGATGATCGCGTCCGCCGCGCGTCCCGTGACGCCACGCAAGCCGACCCGGCCCACCCGCGCCTCGCAGCAGCGCCGCGTGCAGCGCAAGGTCCGTCACGGCCAGATCAAGCTGATGCGAGGAAAAATAGGCGGCGACGCCGGGTGAGGACAGCGCGCCCGTTTACGGGCGGTCGGCCGCTGTCCGGATGACGATCGGACAGCTGCGCGCGGCCGCCCTTATTGCCATTCGAAAACGGCGCGGTTGTGCGATCCCTTTGCGATGGTCGCCTGGCGCACGATCTTCTTGCCGTTGTAGGTAGAAGAGATCGTGTACGAACCGGGCGGCAGCTGGACGAGCAGGTAGGGGCCATTGGTGGTCGTCTGCAGGACCGTCGCGCCCTTGCTGTCGGTGATGGTGACCGGGACATCGGCGGTGTAGACGCTCTGCCCGCCCTCGCGTTGCGCGAAGACCATGGACAGAGAGTAGTCTTTTTCCGAGGCCTTCATGGAATTCGATTCATCCAGGCCGACCCCGCCGGTCACGAACTGGATATTGCCCTGGCGCTGCAGGGGCGGCATGTCGGCATATGCGACGGAGAGCCCGGCGCCGAACACCAGCATCGCGGCAAGCGTGCGGCGAAAACGGATTGTTTTCATCATTCTGCTCCTATGAACATAGGACAAAGTATCCCTTAGCGAGGGAACGGGCGCGCAGCGGGTTTGCGGCCGGCCCCATACCCGCGTGCATATGCTTTGAGCGTGGGCCTGGCGTTGAAGTTCTGCATGTCCGCAAATACGGCTGTATACGGCAACATACCTTATCCACGGGAAGTCTCGATGACGGAGATCAAAAGCCGGCGGGCGGGGTCCCCGCAGCGTCTTCGCTTGCCGCACCGAGGCGGCCATCGCCTGTGTTTCGGGTGTTGTCAGTTCGCGGTCAGGACGATGCCACGTCCCAGCTGGAGCGGCCCGCC
Above is a genomic segment from Bordetella genomosp. 11 containing:
- a CDS encoding IMPACT family protein; this translates as MASTLAGPNIYRETIKKSVFLAHAGPAADVDAAMAFIAAHSDAGATHNCWAYRIGAAYRFSDDGEPGGTAGRPMLQAIDGQDCDRVAVVVTRWYGGINLGTGGLARAYGGAAANCLRLAPRVEIIDTVNATCACSYTELQHLKARLAQAGATITHEAFEAEGVVLTLSVPRQSLEALDAWLVNFSRGRSSLRTGEGPSGI
- the trxA gene encoding thioredoxin, which encodes MSIVELNKDSFQEAISPEGTLIVDFWAPWCGPCRGFAPVFEKAAAEHPDVTFAKVNTDVEQELAGALGIRSIPTLMVFREQVLLFSQPGALSAGQLNELLAKVKELDMEKVHQDIADAQAKQDAEGGQA
- a CDS encoding LLM class flavin-dependent oxidoreductase, coding for MKPLSEIPFSVLDLAPIAQGSTAADAFRNTVQLARHVEALGYNRFWLAEHHNINGIASSATAVLIGHVAANTRTLRVGSGGVMLPNHAPLIIAEQFGTLESLFPGRIDLGLGRAPGSDGATQRALGRDPRSGMNFPHQLEELRAYFQPAHPTQAVRAIPGEGLNVPIWLLGSSDFSAQLAAELGLPFSFAGHFSPEGMAAMQLYRRRFKPSDVLDKPYSMIGVPVIAADTDEQARRQATTQQQKFLSLVRGHRLQLQPPVDDMSSVWNEWEKAAVQQRLGASIVGGPDTVKRELESLVARTEADEIMIVSDFYDPADRLRSYEIVASLKQAEAPREPRAGTAVAQ
- the arfB gene encoding alternative ribosome rescue aminoacyl-tRNA hydrolase ArfB: MIPISHNLMLDEREVEFSMIRAQGAGGQNVNKVSSAVHLRFDIRASSLPDDVKHALLGSGDRRITKDGVAIIKAQTHRSQDKNRAEAIERLAAMIASAARPVTPRKPTRPTRASQQRRVQRKVRHGQIKLMRGKIGGDAG
- a CDS encoding carboxypeptidase-like regulatory domain-containing protein gives rise to the protein MMKTIRFRRTLAAMLVFGAGLSVAYADMPPLQRQGNIQFVTGGVGLDESNSMKASEKDYSLSMVFAQREGGQSVYTADVPVTITDSKGATVLQTTTNGPYLLVQLPPGSYTISSTYNGKKIVRQATIAKGSHNRAVFEWQ